The Mercurialis annua linkage group LG2, ddMerAnnu1.2, whole genome shotgun sequence genome contains a region encoding:
- the LOC130014513 gene encoding elongation factor 1-alpha codes for MGKEKIHISIVVIGHVDSGKSTTTGHLIYKLGGIDKRVIERFEKEAAEMNKRSFKYAWVLDKLKAERERGITIDIALWKFETTKYYCTVIDAPGHRDFIKNMITGTSQADCAVLIIDSTTGGFEAGISKDGQTREHALLAFTLGVKQMICCCNKMDATTPKYSKGRYEEIVKEVSSYLKKVGYNPDKIPFVPISGFEGDNMIERSTNLDWYKGPTLLDALDMINEPKRPSDKPLRLPLQDVYKIGGIGTVPVGRVETGVIKPGVVVTFGPTGLTTEVKSVEMHHESLLEALPGDNVGFNVKNVAVKDLKRGFVASNSKDDPAKEAANFTSQVIIMNHPGQIGNGYAPVLDCHTSHIAVKFSEILTKIDRRSGKEIEKEPKFLKNGDAGMVKMIPTKPMVVETFAEYPPLGRFAVRDMRQTVAVGVIKSVEKKDPSGAKVTKSAAKKK; via the exons ATGGGTAAGGAAAAGATTCATATCAGTATTGTGGTCATTGGACATGTCGATTCTGGAAAATCGACCACCACTGGACATCTCATCTACAAGCTTGGAGGTATTGACAAGCGTGTGATTGAGAGATTTGAGAAGGAGGCTGCTGAGATGAACAAGAGGTCATTCAAGTATGCTTGGGTGCTCGACAAGCTCAAGGCTGAGCGTGAGCGTGGTATCACTATTGATATTGCCTTGTGGAAATTTGAGACCACCAAGTACTACTGCACTGTCATTGATGCTCCTGGACATCGTGATTTCATTAAGAACATGATTACTGGTACCTCACAGGCTGACTGTGCTGTTCTGATTATTGATTCCACCACTGGTGGTTTTGAAGCCGGTATTTCCAAGGATGGGCAGACCCGTGAGCATGCTCTTCTTGCTTTTACTCTTGGTGTCAAGCAAATGATTTGCTGCTGTAACAAG ATGGATGCTACCACTCCCAAGTACTCCAAGGGAAGGTACGAAGAAATTGTCAAGGAAGTCTCCTCTTACCTCAAGAAAGTTGGGTATAACCCTGACAAAATTCCTTTTGTGCCCATCTCCGGGTTCGAAGGTGACAACATGATTGAGAGGTCTACCAACCTTGACTGGTACAAGGGTCCAACTCTCCTAGATGCTCTTGACATGATCAATGAGCCAAAGAGGCCCTCAGACAAGCCTCTCCGTCTCCCACTTCAGGATGTTTACAAGATTGGAGGTATTGGAACTGTGCCGGTGGGTCGTGTGGAAACTGGTGTTATCAAGCCTGGTGTGGTTGTTACCTTTGGACCTACTGGATTGACAACTGAGGTTAAGTCGGTTGAGATGCATCATGAGTCTCTATTGGAGGCCCTACCCGGTGACAATGTCGGTTTCAATGTGAAGAATGTTGCTGTGAAGGATCTTAAGAGAGGTTTCGTTGCATCAAACTCTAAGGATGATCCCGCAAAGGAGGCTGCCAACTTCACATCTCAGGTTATTATCATGAACCACCCGGGTCAGATTGGAAATGGATATGCTCCAGTTCTGGATTGCCACACCTCCCACATCGCTGTTAAGTTTTCAGAGATTTTGACCAAGATTGATCGTCGATCTGGTAAGGAGATCGAGAAGGAGCCCAAGTTTTTGAAGAATGGTGATGCCGGTATGGTTAAGATGATTCCAACCAAACCCATGGTGGTGGAGACATTCGCAGAGTACCCTCCATTGGGTCGTTTTGCTGTTAGGGACATGCGACAAACTGTTGCAGTGGGTGTTATCAAGAGTGTTGAGAAGAAGGATCCCAGTGGAGCTAAAGTCACCAAATCTGCAGCCAAGAAGAAGTGA
- the LOC126666951 gene encoding elongation factor 1-alpha has product MGKEKVHINIVVIGHVDSGKSTTTGHLIYKLGGIDKRVIERFEKEAAEMNKRSFKYAWVLDKLKAERERGITIDIALWKFETTKYYCTVIDAPGHRDFIKNMITGTSQADCAVLIIDSTTGGFEAGISKDGQTREHALLAFTLGVRQMICCCNKMDATTPKYSKGRYEEIVKEVSSYLKKVGYNPEKIPFVPISGFEGDNMIERSTNLDWYKGPTLLEALDMINEPKRPTDKPLRLPLQDVYKIGGIGTVPVGRVETGILKPGMVVTFAPSGLTAEVKSVEMHHEALQEALPGDNVGFNVKNVAVKDLKRGYVASNSKDDPAKEAANFTSQVIIMNHPGQIGNGYAPVLDCHTSHIAVKFAEILTKIDRRSGKELEKEPKFLKNGDAGIIKMVPTKPMVVETFADYSPLGRFAVRDMRQTVAVGVIKSVEKKDPTGAKVTKSAAKKGGK; this is encoded by the exons ATGGGCAAGGAAAAGGTTCACATCAACATAGTGGTCATCGGACATGTCGATTCCGGCAAGTCCACCACCACCGGACATCTCATATACAAGCTCGGAGGCATCGACAAGCGTGTGATCGAGAGGTTCGAGAAGGAAGCGGCGGAGATGAACAAGAGGTCGTTCAAATATGCATGGGTGCTCGACAAGCTCAAGGCGGAGCGCGAGCGCGGTATCACCATTGATATCGCCTTGTGGAAATTCGAGACCACGAAATATTACTGCACTGTTATTGATGCACCGGGACATCGTGATTTTATTAAGAATATGATCACCGGTACTTCTCAGGCTGATTGTGCTGTTCTTATTATTGATTCGACCACCGGTGGTTTTGAAGCTGGTATTTCTAAGGACGGTCAGACTCGTGAGCATGCTCTTCTCGCTTTTACTCTCGGTGTTAGGCAAATGATTTGCTGCTGCAACAAG ATGGATGCTACTACTCCCAAGTACTCTAAGGGCAGGTATGAAGAAATTGTTAAGGAAGTCTCCTCATACCTCAAGAAAGTTGGATACAATCCAGAGAAGATCCCTTTTGTGCCCATCTCCGGGTTCGAAGGCGACAATATGATCGAGAGGTCCACGAATCTCGACTGGTACAAGGGTCCAACTCTCCTCGAAGCTCTCGACATGATCAATGAGCCGAAGAGGCCAACAGACAAGCCTCTCCGTCTCCCACTTCAGGACGTTTACAAGATCGGTGGTATCGGAACTGTCCCCGTAGGTCGTGTCGAGACTGGTATCCTCAAACCGGGTATGGTTGTGACTTTCGCACCCAGTGGATTGACAGCTGAAGTTAAGTCGGTCGAGATGCACCACGAGGCTCTCCAGGAGGCTCTCCCGGGTGACAATGTGGGGTTCAATGTGAAGAATGTTGCTGTGAAGGATCTTAAGAGGGGTTATGTTGCATCAAACTCTAAAGATGATCCTGCAAAGGAAGCTGCAAACTTCACATCTCAGGTTATTATCATGAACCACCCTGGTCAGATTGGGAATGGATATGCTCCGGTTCTTGATTGCCACACCTCTCACATTGCTGTCAAATTTGCTGAGATTTTGACCAAGATTGATCGCCGATCCGGTAAGGAGCTCGAGAAGGAGCCTAAGTTTTTGAAGAATGGCGATGCAGGGATAATTAAGATGGTCCCAACCAAGCCCATGGTTGTGGAGACATTCGCAGATTACTCTCCATTGGGTCGTTTTGCTGTTAGGGACATGCGCCAGACGGTTGCAGTTGGTGTTATCAAAAGTGTTGAGAAAAAGGATCCTACTGGAGCTAAGGTCACCAAATCTGCTGCTAAGAAAGGGGGAAAATGA